GGAAGGCGACCTCCAGCTCGTGCACCGAGTCGTGGCGCGCCTCGTCCACCCGCGGCGCCTGCGAGGTGGGGCCGATGAAGAGCCCCGAGAACAGGTAGGACAGGCTGGGGTGGTTGTGCCAGTAGCTCACCAGGCTGCGCAGCAGGTCGGGCCGGCGCAGGAAGGGCGAATCGGCCGGCGTGGCGCCGCCGAGCACGAAATGGTTGCCACCGCCGGTGCCGGTGTGGCGGCCGTCGAGCATGAACTTCTCGGTCGACAGGCGCGACTGGTGCGCTTCCTCGTAGAGCGTGCTGGTGCGCTCGACGAGCTCGTCCCAGCTCGCCGCGGGGTGGACGTTGACCTCGATCACGCCCGGGTCGGGGGTGATGCGGAAGCTCGCCAGGCGCGGATCGGACGGCGGCTCGTAGCCCTCGAGCACCACCGGCAGATCGAACTCGGAAGCGGTGTCCTCGATCGCGGTGACGATCTCGAGGTAGTCCTCCAGCGCCACCGTCGGCGGCATGAAGAGGTAGAGCAGGCCGCCGCGCGGCTCGGCGCACATCGCGCTGCGGGTGATCCAGGCGGCGGACTCGTGCCGCCGCGGCGCGCGCGCGGGGTCGATGCGCTCGTCACGCGTCGCCAGCGCCGCCTCGGCGGCACCGGGCAGCGGCACCGCGGCCTCGCCCTGCGCGCCATGGAAGCCGGCATGCTCGGCGCGGCCGGGGGTCCAGCCGCCGCCATGGGCGGTGAAGCCCAGCCCGCTGTCGGCGCCGATGGTGGCACTGCCGGCGGCACCCGCGGGGCGCAGCTGCTGACGCAGCTCGGCGTGTGCAGGCAGCACCGGGAAGGCCTGGTTGGGGTCGGCGGCGTGGATCCACGGATAGTCGCCCTTGGCCGCCCAGGGCTGGGAGTCGAGCGGCAGGCGATAGCCCACCGGCGAGTCGCCGGGAATCAGGTAGAGGCGTTCTGCGCGCAGGAACCACGGCCCGCTCTGCCAGCGCGAGCCATTGCCGGCGCCGCCGACATGCTGGCGCACGATCGGCAGCACATGGCCGATGACCTGCTTGAGGCCCTGATCGAAGATCTTGGCCAGGCGCGCGCGCTCGAGCGGATCGTCGACGCGCGAATCGTGCGGATCGACGTTGGTCGGCAGCCGGCGCTCGCGCCACAGGTAATACCAGGCGTCCTCGAAGGCGGGCATCATCCACTGCGTATCCACGCCCAGGCGCTCGCCGACGCGGGCGAGGAAGCGCGCCGCCATCGCCTCGTCCACCGCCGTGGCGGACAGTTCGCGCGCGAACAGGTCCGGATTGCGCCAGATCGGTTCGCCGTCGCGCCGCCAGTAGCAGTTCAGCGACCAGCGCGGCAGCTGCTCGCCGGGGTACCACTTGCCCTGGCCGAAGTGCAGCAGGCCTTGCGGCGCATAGTGGTCCTTGAGGCGGAACATCAGGTTCTCGGCCAGCGTGCGCTTGCTCGGCTTGCTCGTGTCGCGATCCTGGGGGTCGAGCGCATCGCTGTTCCAGGCCGCCCCGTCGCGGTCGTCGAGCGACACGAAGGTCGGCTCGCCCCCCTGGGTGAGGCGGACGTCGTGCGCCGTCAGGTCGCCGTCGATGCGGTGGCCCAGGGCCTCGATCGCCGCCCATTGCTCGTCGCTGTAGGGCTTGGTGACGCGCGGCGCCTCCCATACCCGCTCGACCTTCATGTGGTGCTCGAATTCGCACTCGCACTCGTCGGAAAAACCGGTGATCGGCGCCGCCGACGAGGGCTCGGGCGTGCACGCCACCGGGATGTGGCCCTCGCCGGCGAACAGGCCCGAGGTCGGGTCGAGGCCGACCCAGCCCGCGCCGGGCAGATAGACCTCGCACCAGGCGTGCAGGTCGGTGAAGTCCACCTCGGTGCCGGACGGCCCGTCGAGCGACTTCACGTCAGGGGTGAGCTGGATCAGGTAGCCCGACACGAAGCGCGCCGCCAGCCCGAGGTGGCGCAGCAGCTGCACCAGCAGCCAGGCCGAGTCGCGGCACGAGCCGCTCGCCAGCGTCAGCGTCTCCTCCGGGGTCTGCACGCCCGGTTCCAGGCGGACCAGGTAGCGGATGTCCTGCTGCAGGCGCTGGTTGAGTCCGACCAGGAAATCGACGCTGGCCTTGGGTTCGCGCGGGATGGACTCGAGGTAGTCGAGGAACCTGGCCCCCAGCGCCGGAGCGGGCGCCTTCACCAGATAGGGCGCGAGCTCGACGCGCAGCCCGTCCTCGTAGGCGAAGGGGATCTTCTCCGCCTCCGGCTCGAGGAAGAAGTCGAAGGGGTTGATGACCGACATCTCGGCCACCAGGTCGACCTCGATGCGCAGCTCGGTCGTCTTGTCCGGAAACACCAGCCGCGCCAGGTAATTGGACTGCGGGTCCTGCTGCCAGTTGATGAAGTGGCCGGCAGGCTCGACCTTGAGCGAATAGGCGAGGATCGGCGTACGGCAGTGCGGTGCCGGGCGCAGGCGCACGACCTGCGGCGACAGGTTCACCGGGCGGTCATAGCGGTAGTGGGTGACGTGGTTCAGCTTGACGTGGATGGACACGAGGGCCTCGCAAGGAGCAGAAATGGCAGCGCAAGCTCCCAGCAAGAATCATGCAACACACGTCAGGGGCGTCATCGCAGTGCATTCGCCGCGATTTTGCCACCTCCGCGCGAGGCGGGCGCACCAAGGCTGCCCATGCGCGCACCAGCCTGGTGCCTCATGCGCACGACGACCGCCCCGGGTCGAGACCGACCCACCGTGAAGTTGCCCGCCGATCGGCCCGATGCCCCCTTCGGCCGGGCGGATGACCGTATCGAGGCCACGGCCGGATGGGTCGTGCGCGACCCACCTCAATCCCGGCACAGATCCCACGGGACACAGAAGAAAACAAACAAACCATTGTTTTACTTGCATTTTATTTGCTCACCTGCCTCTTGGCACGCATTTCGCGTGGCAACCCGCGAAATCCGGATCGGGAGACTGCCACCATGCAGGATCGACAGCTCGGGGAGCTAATGGAGGCCATTGAGGCCTACCTCGCGTGTCACCCCGAGGCAGTCGACAGCGAGGAAGGCATCGCGCGCTGGTGGTTGCGCAGTCGGGGGCTGGAAGCGACGGCGGAGGACGTCCGGACGGCGCTGCAGCGCCTGATCGCATTCCGGACCGTGCGCGTCACCCACACCCCCGACGGGCGCAGCGTGTATGGCGCCGCACCGCGACCGCCCCCGGACCGGGCGCACTGAGTGAGGACGCAACAGACGCACTGATCGACGGACGCAGCAGGCACACCCCGGTTGGCACAGACAGGCGCAAGGCGAACGATGGCAAACGTTTTCGGCGTGCATTCGGTAGGAAGCTCGATCGTGACCTTCCTGCGCAACACCTACCCCGGCCCCGGGGCGGAGCGCGCGCTGCCGGCCTGCGATTTCGAGCTGGTGAGCGCCGGACAGCTCGCCGGCGACATCGAGGAAGGCAACCGCATCACGCTGTTCCTGTACCGCATCGCGGTCAATGAGCACCGCCGCCAGAGCCCGCGCATGCGCGAGGGCGACTCGGGCGCCGGCCCGCTCGCCCTCGACCTGCACTACCTGATGAGCGCCTGGGGCATGAGCGCCGAGGAGGAGCAGGTGTCGATGACCTGGGCGCTGCGCC
This region of Thauera sp. JM12B12 genomic DNA includes:
- a CDS encoding transglutaminase family protein, whose protein sequence is MSIHVKLNHVTHYRYDRPVNLSPQVVRLRPAPHCRTPILAYSLKVEPAGHFINWQQDPQSNYLARLVFPDKTTELRIEVDLVAEMSVINPFDFFLEPEAEKIPFAYEDGLRVELAPYLVKAPAPALGARFLDYLESIPREPKASVDFLVGLNQRLQQDIRYLVRLEPGVQTPEETLTLASGSCRDSAWLLVQLLRHLGLAARFVSGYLIQLTPDVKSLDGPSGTEVDFTDLHAWCEVYLPGAGWVGLDPTSGLFAGEGHIPVACTPEPSSAAPITGFSDECECEFEHHMKVERVWEAPRVTKPYSDEQWAAIEALGHRIDGDLTAHDVRLTQGGEPTFVSLDDRDGAAWNSDALDPQDRDTSKPSKRTLAENLMFRLKDHYAPQGLLHFGQGKWYPGEQLPRWSLNCYWRRDGEPIWRNPDLFARELSATAVDEAMAARFLARVGERLGVDTQWMMPAFEDAWYYLWRERRLPTNVDPHDSRVDDPLERARLAKIFDQGLKQVIGHVLPIVRQHVGGAGNGSRWQSGPWFLRAERLYLIPGDSPVGYRLPLDSQPWAAKGDYPWIHAADPNQAFPVLPAHAELRQQLRPAGAAGSATIGADSGLGFTAHGGGWTPGRAEHAGFHGAQGEAAVPLPGAAEAALATRDERIDPARAPRRHESAAWITRSAMCAEPRGGLLYLFMPPTVALEDYLEIVTAIEDTASEFDLPVVLEGYEPPSDPRLASFRITPDPGVIEVNVHPAASWDELVERTSTLYEEAHQSRLSTEKFMLDGRHTGTGGGNHFVLGGATPADSPFLRRPDLLRSLVSYWHNHPSLSYLFSGLFIGPTSQAPRVDEARHDSVHELEVAFQQMPAPGAQVPPWLIDRLLRNLLIDATGNTHRAEFCIDKLYSPDTATGRLGLLELRAFEMPPHARMSLAQQLLLRALIARFWQQPYAPGRLRRWGTELHDRFLLPHWVAEDFRDVVTELRAFGYPIEFDWFAPHFEFRFPKYGAFAARGVEVELRMALEPWHVMGEEGAPGGTVRYVDSSVERLQVKVSGLNDDRHVLACNGRAVPLQPTGTVGEFVAGVRYRAWQPPSCLHPTIGVHAPLVFDLVDGWMQRSMGGCVYHVAHPGGRNYETYPVNPYEAEGRRLARFTTTGHTPGPIAPPPAARNADFPFTLDLRRQG
- a CDS encoding DUF4255 domain-containing protein, which produces MANVFGVHSVGSSIVTFLRNTYPGPGAERALPACDFELVSAGQLAGDIEEGNRITLFLYRIAVNEHRRQSPRMREGDSGAGPLALDLHYLMSAWGMSAEEEQVSMTWALRQLHQYPVLDASSLTPDAGWDGEEVIQIVPSELPTEDLMRIWDALAPAYRLSVSWVARLVRIDPDTDDASYRRVVAARFAYGREAS